In Anaerolineales bacterium, the following proteins share a genomic window:
- a CDS encoding arginine deiminase family protein — MIAVTRDVSPRFNECEITHIDRSPIDLNIAQAQHHAYVQALKELGCAVLELPSEADLPDSVFVEDAAVILSEVALLTRPGADSRKPETESIARALAPYRELVRIEAPATVDGGDVLVVGKKIFVGMSTRSNRNAIEQMNQLLGKYGYQTQGVELHDCLHLKSAVTRVDDETLLINRNWVDVENFEGYRLIDIDPSEQFAANCLPLNGSIIFPTAFPNTTSRLEACGYKVKPVAVDELAKAEGAVTCCSLIVL; from the coding sequence TTGATCGCGGTCACGCGCGACGTCAGCCCGCGTTTCAACGAGTGTGAGATCACTCACATTGACCGCTCTCCCATTGATCTAAACATCGCGCAAGCGCAACATCACGCGTATGTGCAGGCGCTCAAAGAACTTGGATGCGCCGTTCTGGAATTACCCTCCGAAGCGGACTTGCCCGATTCGGTCTTTGTCGAAGACGCGGCTGTCATCCTCTCGGAAGTTGCGCTTCTCACCCGACCTGGGGCTGACTCGCGGAAACCTGAGACCGAATCCATCGCCCGCGCGCTTGCCCCCTACCGCGAGCTCGTCCGCATCGAAGCGCCCGCCACTGTGGACGGCGGCGATGTGCTTGTGGTTGGAAAGAAAATTTTCGTCGGCATGTCCACGCGGAGCAACCGAAACGCCATCGAACAGATGAATCAATTGCTCGGTAAATACGGCTATCAAACGCAAGGCGTGGAACTGCACGACTGCCTGCACTTGAAATCCGCCGTTACTCGCGTGGACGACGAAACGCTGCTCATCAACCGCAATTGGGTAGATGTTGAAAATTTTGAAGGATATAGGTTAATTGATATTGATCCCTCGGAACAGTTTGCCGCGAACTGCCTGCCGCTGAATGGCTCGATCATATTTCCTACGGCGTTCCCAAACACCACGTCACGGCTTGAAGCGTGTGGGTACAAGGTCAAGCCCGTCGCCGTGGACGAATTAGCGAAAGCGGAAGGCGCGGTCACCTGTTGCAGTCTGATCGTTTTGTAG
- a CDS encoding ATP-binding protein, with the protein MLTRIFPLPAFDDEDLARSASQLRTVVLTMAGITTLYVVAWMILMPQFPNRIFSALPLYPLFIWLMYLIQRGKTKLASAIMVVGVWLILFFAAAFNGGVFAPGYSGMLITVLAAGIFMNREWANRIALLSVIGGGVYVLLEREGITPAADKFTDSTIMWLSQAVFFFVAANLLQMGTQQIASALKRAQYEIEQRRKTEERLRDAELLYRTLVEQTSVAIYRDAPDIDGTSIFISPQIMNMIGYSPEEFASEPTFWHSLLHPDDKKHALDTVRAVVTTGENIVSEYRLKSKSGSWVWLRDEAVVINDEQGKPLYIQGVFINITKQKEVEQQREALIKELEAKNTELERFTYTVSHDLKAPLITMGGFLGFLEKDALQGDIVKLKEDIFRISEANVKMQRLLNELLELSRIGRLMNAPEDVSFEQIVNDALARVGRRLEEKQIQVKTSGRPASVRGDRLRLVEVIQNLLDNAAKFIGEREHPQIEIGTEMSGDETVFFVRDNGIGIDPKFHDKIFDLFSKLDPHAEGTGIGLTLVKRIIEVHGGKIWVESEPGKGATFYFTLPLNDKKIPE; encoded by the coding sequence ATGCTCACACGAATCTTCCCCCTCCCCGCATTCGACGATGAGGATTTGGCGCGCTCAGCCTCACAACTGAGGACGGTCGTGCTGACCATGGCTGGCATAACTACGCTGTACGTTGTCGCGTGGATGATCCTCATGCCGCAGTTTCCCAACCGCATCTTTTCTGCATTGCCGTTGTACCCGCTTTTCATCTGGTTAATGTATCTGATCCAACGAGGAAAGACAAAACTGGCAAGCGCAATTATGGTGGTCGGCGTTTGGTTGATCTTGTTTTTCGCCGCCGCGTTCAATGGCGGCGTGTTCGCTCCTGGATATAGCGGAATGTTGATCACCGTTTTAGCCGCTGGGATTTTTATGAACCGCGAGTGGGCAAACCGCATCGCGTTGTTGAGCGTAATCGGCGGAGGCGTGTATGTTTTGCTAGAGCGGGAAGGCATCACGCCCGCCGCCGATAAATTTACAGATTCGACCATTATGTGGCTCTCGCAAGCGGTGTTCTTCTTCGTTGCCGCGAATCTGCTTCAAATGGGTACGCAACAGATCGCAAGCGCGCTCAAACGAGCGCAGTATGAGATCGAACAGCGGCGCAAAACGGAAGAACGGCTGCGCGACGCCGAATTGCTCTACCGCACGCTCGTGGAACAGACCTCGGTAGCCATCTATCGCGACGCCCCAGATATAGATGGAACTTCCATCTTCATCAGCCCGCAGATCATGAACATGATCGGATATTCACCGGAGGAATTCGCTTCAGAACCTACGTTCTGGCATTCGCTGCTTCACCCAGACGACAAGAAACATGCGCTCGATACCGTTCGCGCCGTGGTCACGACCGGAGAAAATATCGTCAGTGAATATCGCTTGAAATCAAAAAGCGGGTCTTGGGTTTGGTTGCGCGACGAGGCGGTTGTGATCAATGACGAGCAGGGCAAACCGTTATACATCCAGGGCGTGTTCATAAATATCACAAAACAAAAAGAGGTGGAACAGCAAAGAGAAGCCCTGATCAAGGAACTCGAAGCGAAAAACACCGAGTTAGAGCGATTTACATACACCGTCTCGCACGACCTCAAGGCGCCGTTGATCACAATGGGCGGCTTCCTCGGGTTTCTCGAAAAGGACGCTTTGCAGGGAGATATCGTCAAACTCAAGGAGGACATCTTTCGCATTTCAGAGGCGAATGTGAAGATGCAACGATTATTGAACGAACTCCTCGAACTTTCAAGGATCGGGCGGCTAATGAACGCCCCGGAGGATGTCTCTTTCGAGCAGATCGTGAACGATGCGCTCGCGCGGGTTGGGAGGCGGCTCGAAGAAAAACAGATTCAGGTTAAAACGTCGGGAAGACCGGCGAGCGTCCGCGGCGATCGCTTGCGTCTTGTCGAGGTCATCCAAAACCTATTGGATAACGCGGCTAAATTCATCGGCGAGCGGGAACATCCGCAGATCGAAATCGGAACGGAAATGAGCGGAGACGAAACCGTATTTTTTGTGCGCGACAATGGGATCGGGATTGACCCGAAATTCCACGACAAGATTTTCGATCTATTCAGCAAATTAGACCCACATGCCGAGGGAACAGGCATCGGGCTTACGCTGGTCAAACGCATCATTGAAGTGCACGGCGGGAAAATCTGGGTTGAATCGGAACCGGGAAAAGGCGCAACCTTCTATTTCACATTGCCGCTCAACGATAAAAAAATCCCCGAATAA
- a CDS encoding amino acid ABC transporter ATP-binding protein: MAPIVRISNLDKYFGRLHVLKNISLEVQAREVVCLIGRSGSGKSTLLRCINFLEEPSDGSVEVDGIVVPSHGRGKEHRQLIHDVRLKTGMVFQEFNLFPHLSVLENVIEGPVIVKGMDRAQAVSLAEENLDSVGMLFKKDEYPMRLSGGQKQRVAIARALTMQPRVMLFDEPTSALDPELIGEVLNVMKKVAKDGMTMLVVTHEMGFAREVADRVLVMGDGEIIEDAKPATLFSKPKDPRTKALIERYRTGGR, translated from the coding sequence ATGGCGCCGATCGTCCGCATCTCAAATCTTGATAAATACTTCGGGCGTTTACATGTACTGAAAAACATCTCGCTCGAAGTTCAAGCGCGCGAGGTCGTCTGCCTGATCGGCAGAAGCGGCTCCGGCAAAAGCACATTGCTCCGATGCATCAACTTTTTAGAGGAACCTTCCGATGGAAGCGTTGAGGTGGACGGAATCGTCGTTCCAAGCCATGGACGCGGCAAAGAACACCGCCAATTGATCCACGACGTGCGCTTGAAAACCGGCATGGTCTTTCAAGAATTCAACCTCTTCCCACACTTGAGCGTGCTTGAAAACGTCATTGAAGGACCCGTCATCGTCAAAGGCATGGATCGCGCCCAAGCCGTCTCGCTCGCCGAAGAAAATCTCGACAGCGTCGGCATGTTGTTCAAAAAAGATGAATACCCCATGCGCCTCTCCGGCGGACAAAAACAACGCGTCGCCATCGCCCGCGCGCTCACCATGCAGCCCCGAGTCATGCTATTCGACGAGCCGACCTCCGCGCTCGACCCCGAACTCATCGGCGAAGTGTTGAACGTGATGAAGAAGGTCGCCAAAGACGGCATGACCATGCTCGTCGTCACGCACGAGATGGGATTCGCGCGCGAAGTGGCAGATCGCGTTCTGGTCATGGGTGACGGCGAAATCATCGAAGACGCAAAACCAGCCACGCTGTTCAGCAAGCCCAAAGACCCGCGCACCAAAGCCCTCATCGAACGTTATCGCACCGGGGGAAGATAA
- the plsX gene encoding phosphate acyltransferase PlsX produces the protein MTRIVVDAMGSDNYPAPDVEGAIAAAREYGVEIILTGDASKIQPLLDSNHAGNLPIRVIHAPEMLTMKDKGEDLVMKARHKDAQNSMAVGYDLVKNGEADAFVTAGNTGAAMVTALFRLGRIKGVDRPAIAPPFPTAEGFCIILDIGANPDCKPENLLQFAIMGSVYAERVRGVKNPRVGLISNGEEAGKGSELVKMAYPLLKNANLNFVGNLEGKEIFGGHADVAVTDGFTGNVLLKSTEAVAKLLIEKIRESIKGGGLLAMIGGALIRPAMGKVRKLLDPAEEGAAPLLGVNGLVFIGHGRSDSFAVKNSIRVAKEAAESKVLDAMKSAIEESLKK, from the coding sequence ATGACTCGAATTGTAGTGGACGCCATGGGGAGCGACAATTATCCGGCGCCGGATGTGGAAGGAGCGATAGCGGCAGCGCGCGAATACGGCGTAGAGATCATTCTGACGGGAGACGCTTCGAAGATTCAACCTTTGCTTGATTCTAACCATGCAGGGAATCTACCCATACGCGTCATCCACGCGCCGGAAATGTTGACGATGAAAGATAAAGGCGAGGATCTGGTAATGAAAGCGCGCCACAAAGACGCGCAGAATTCGATGGCAGTCGGTTATGATCTCGTAAAAAACGGCGAAGCGGACGCGTTCGTCACGGCGGGAAACACCGGCGCGGCGATGGTCACGGCGTTGTTCAGGCTTGGCAGAATCAAAGGAGTGGATCGCCCTGCAATTGCCCCGCCTTTCCCGACAGCAGAGGGTTTTTGCATCATCCTCGACATCGGCGCGAACCCCGATTGCAAACCGGAGAATCTGTTGCAGTTCGCGATCATGGGGAGCGTCTACGCCGAACGCGTGCGCGGCGTCAAGAATCCACGCGTGGGGCTGATCTCGAACGGCGAAGAGGCTGGCAAAGGAAGTGAACTTGTCAAAATGGCTTATCCGCTCTTGAAGAACGCCAACTTGAACTTTGTCGGCAACCTTGAAGGCAAGGAAATTTTCGGCGGTCACGCGGATGTGGCAGTGACCGACGGCTTCACCGGCAACGTGTTGCTGAAATCAACCGAAGCGGTAGCCAAACTGCTCATCGAAAAGATCCGTGAGTCTATCAAAGGCGGAGGCTTGCTTGCCATGATCGGCGGCGCGTTGATTCGCCCGGCGATGGGAAAAGTCCGCAAATTGCTCGATCCCGCCGAAGAAGGCGCGGCTCCCCTACTCGGCGTGAACGGCTTGGTCTTCATCGGGCATGGTCGCTCGGACTCTTTTGCCGTCAAGAATTCCATCCGCGTGGCGAAGGAAGCGGCAGAATCCAAAGTGTTGGACGCGATGAAATCCGCCATCGAAGAAAGTTTGAAGAAGTAA